The Cronobacter sakazakii genome has a window encoding:
- the potE gene encoding putrescine-ornithine antiporter yields the protein MSKSNKMGVVPLTILTMVNMMGSGIIMLPTKLAEVGTISIISWLVTAVGSTALAWAFAKCGMYSRKSGGMGGYAEYAFGKSGNFMANYTYGVSLLIANVAIAISAVGYGSELFGAALTPVQTGIATIGVLWICTVANFGGARITGKLSSVTVWGVIIPVVGLSVIGWFWFSPTLYAASWNPHHVPFFDAVGSSIAMTLWAFLGLESACANTEVVENPERNVPIAVLGGTLGAAVIYIVSTNVIAGIVPNLDLAHSTAPFGLAFAQMFTPGVGKIIMALMVMSCCGSLLGWQFTIAQVFRSSADEGYFPKVFSHLSRAEAPVKGMLTIVIIQSGLSLMTISPSLNKQFNVLVNLAVVTNIIPYILSMAALVIIQQVAKVPPRKAKPANLVALLGAIYSFYALYSSGEEAMLYGAIVTFMGWTLYGLVSPRFELTNKHS from the coding sequence ATGAGCAAATCCAACAAAATGGGCGTTGTGCCGCTGACTATCCTGACCATGGTCAACATGATGGGCTCCGGTATTATCATGCTGCCGACCAAACTCGCCGAAGTGGGGACGATTTCGATTATCTCATGGCTTGTGACCGCCGTCGGCTCGACAGCGCTCGCCTGGGCGTTTGCCAAATGCGGGATGTACAGCCGTAAATCGGGCGGCATGGGCGGCTATGCGGAATACGCCTTCGGCAAATCCGGCAACTTTATGGCGAACTACACCTACGGGGTGTCGCTGCTTATCGCGAACGTGGCCATCGCTATTTCGGCGGTCGGCTACGGCAGCGAGCTGTTCGGCGCGGCCTTAACGCCGGTGCAAACCGGGATCGCCACCATCGGCGTGCTGTGGATCTGCACCGTCGCTAATTTCGGCGGCGCGCGTATTACCGGCAAGCTCAGCAGCGTGACCGTCTGGGGGGTGATCATTCCGGTGGTCGGGCTGTCGGTCATCGGCTGGTTCTGGTTCAGCCCGACACTGTATGCCGCCTCATGGAACCCGCATCACGTGCCGTTTTTCGATGCGGTCGGATCGTCAATCGCCATGACGCTGTGGGCCTTTCTGGGGCTGGAATCGGCCTGCGCCAATACGGAAGTAGTGGAAAACCCGGAGCGCAACGTGCCGATTGCGGTGCTCGGCGGCACGCTGGGCGCGGCGGTGATTTATATCGTCTCAACCAATGTGATTGCGGGCATTGTGCCGAACCTGGATCTGGCCCACTCCACCGCGCCGTTCGGGCTGGCGTTCGCGCAGATGTTTACGCCGGGCGTCGGGAAAATCATTATGGCGCTGATGGTGATGTCCTGCTGCGGCTCGCTGCTCGGCTGGCAGTTCACCATCGCCCAGGTGTTCCGCTCCTCCGCCGATGAGGGCTATTTCCCGAAAGTCTTTTCCCACCTGAGCCGCGCGGAAGCGCCGGTCAAAGGGATGCTGACGATTGTGATTATCCAGAGCGGGCTGTCGCTGATGACCATCAGCCCTTCGCTTAACAAGCAGTTTAACGTGCTGGTGAACCTGGCGGTGGTAACGAATATCATCCCGTATATTCTGTCGATGGCGGCGCTGGTGATTATTCAGCAGGTGGCGAAAGTGCCGCCGCGTAAGGCGAAACCGGCGAATCTGGTGGCGCTGCTCGGGGCGATTTACAGCTTCTACGCGCTCTACTCGTCAGGCGAGGAGGCGATGCTGTATGGCGCGATAGTCACCTTTATGGGCTGGACGCTGTACGGGCTGGTGTCGCCGCGCTTTGAGCTGACCAATAAACACAGTTAA